One Pirellulales bacterium genomic window carries:
- a CDS encoding flagellar biosynthetic protein FliR — translation MPWIVELLPTHLLVFTLVLGRVGGMVFVAPLFSAMAVPAHIRAFVAIALAILLLPAQATSDIVAPASLIEWLLTVGVELLIGLALGVGATILIAGMQLAGQLMAQASGLSLAEVFDPGLDANVPVVSQFLGSFTLAVYLLIGGHRWLLAGLMNTFSTLPLGSGRLPGSVADALVALLTESFSLGIKAAAPLVISLLLATLVLGLIGRTLPQLNILSVGFGPNAIIAFGMLAMLLGTIAWLFEDRLQPAIVLVLDALASTGPNTLELR, via the coding sequence TCGTCGCGCCGCTATTCTCTGCGATGGCCGTGCCGGCCCATATTCGCGCCTTTGTCGCGATCGCTTTGGCAATTCTGCTTTTACCTGCGCAGGCCACGAGCGACATTGTCGCGCCGGCATCTTTGATCGAGTGGTTACTGACCGTCGGCGTAGAACTGCTCATTGGCTTGGCCCTCGGTGTCGGAGCGACGATCCTTATTGCCGGCATGCAGCTGGCGGGCCAGTTGATGGCCCAGGCGAGTGGACTTTCGCTTGCCGAGGTTTTCGATCCCGGCCTGGACGCGAATGTGCCCGTGGTGTCGCAATTTTTGGGTTCGTTCACATTGGCCGTGTATCTATTGATTGGCGGGCATCGCTGGCTCTTGGCCGGTTTGATGAATACGTTTTCGACGCTTCCTCTGGGAAGCGGCCGGTTACCGGGGTCGGTGGCCGACGCTCTGGTGGCATTGCTGACCGAAAGCTTTTCGCTGGGGATCAAAGCAGCGGCGCCACTGGTGATCTCGTTGTTGCTGGCCACACTCGTCCTCGGCTTGATCGGACGAACATTGCCACAGTTGAATATCTTGTCGGTCGGATTCGGTCCCAATGCGATCATTGCCTTTGGGATGTTGGCGATGCTTCTGGGCACCATCGCCTGGCTATTCGAGGATCGATTGCAGCCGGCGATCGTGCTCGTTCTAGATGCGCTGGCGTCGACCGGGCCCAACACTCTGGAACTGCGTTAG